The following DNA comes from Syntrophobacterales bacterium.
TTTATGGGCTGGGCGCTTATGCAACGGCGCTGTTTCTGACCAAGACAGGGGTGCCTTTTGTCGTCAGTTTTATTGCCGGAGGGGTTGCCGCCGCTGTCCTGAGCTTCCTCATGGGAATTATTACCGTAAGACTTTCGAAACTTTATTTCGGGATGCTGCAGATTTCCCTCGGCTCTCTGGTCTGGGCCATTGTCTATCGCTGGTACGCCTTTACCGGCGGGGACGACGGCATCCACGGGATCTCCCTTCCGGATATTATCTCCTCCCAGAAGGGCGCCTACTATTTCACGCTAAGTGTAACGTTAATCAGCCTCTTTATCATCTACAAGATCATCAAATCGCCCTTCGGGAGCGTGCTGCAGGGTATCCGGGACAACCCCGTGCGCAGCGGGATGGTCGGGATAAATGTGAAAAGGCATATCCTTGTCGCCCTGATGATTGCCGGATTTTTCGGGGGCGTTGCCGGGTCTCTGTTTGTGGTTGTGGATAAAACGGTCTTCCCGGACATGCTTTTCTGGACGCTGTCCCTGGAGGTGCTGATCATGTGTCTCATCGGGGGGTGGTTTAACTTCTTTGGCCCCATGCTGGGTGCCGCGATCGTCATTGCCCTGAGAACCTTCGTCAGCGGTTACACCGTTTATTGGGCGCTTGTTTACGGCATTGTCATGATTTTTGTAATATTTTTCCTTCCCGATGGGGTGCTGGGTTATATCCAGCAGAAGCTCAAACCGGCAAAAGGCAGGGTTGTTGCAAAAGAGGGGTGAATTTTGTTAAAGATAGAGGCGCTGTCGAAATCCTTTGATGGATTCATGGCGGTAAGCAAGGTAAATCTTGAAGTGAAGAAGGGGGAAATCGTCGCCGTGATCGGCCCTAATGGCGCAGGCAAGACGACCCTCTTTAATCTCATCTCCGGTGTTTTAAAACCCGATGGCGGCAAGGTGATTTTCAAGGGAGAGAACATTGCCGGACTGCCCCCGCACGCAATCTGCAAAAAGGGACTTTGCCGTTCCTTCCAGATTGTGAATGTATTTGAGAGGCTTACCGTCTTTGAAAATGTGCAGATTTCCCTGATGGCCAGGGAAAAGATGAACTGGAATCTCGTTACCCCTTCCTCACGGGTTTTAATAGCGGAAACCTTGAAGATCCTGGAGAGCGTCGGGCTGGCCGAAAAGAGGGACAATGTCTGCGGTCTCCTTTCGCACGGCGATCGCAAGGTGCTGGAGATCGCGGTTGCCCTGGGGGGCAATCCGGAGTTTCTGATTCTTGATGAACCGACGGCCGGCATGGCCCCCGAAGAAACCGGCCGTTGCATTGATTTAATCAAAGGCCTTTCCGATAATCTCGGTTTAACGATCCTTTTCTGCGAGCATGATATGGCGCTGGTCTTTGCGATTGCCAATCGCATCATGGTTATGGCCAGAGGCGCGACGCTCGTTCAGGGCAGTTGCGAGGAAGTCAGATGCAATCAGGCGGTTCAGGATGCCTATCTCGGCGGGAGCGACGTATGCTGAATGTAGTTGATATAAATACCTATTATGGCTTGAGTCATGTGCTGTTCAATATCTCCCTGAAGGTGGGAAGCGGAGAGGTTGTGGGCTTGCTCGGCCGCAACGGGGCCGGAAAATCCACGACC
Coding sequences within:
- a CDS encoding ABC transporter ATP-binding protein yields the protein MLKIEALSKSFDGFMAVSKVNLEVKKGEIVAVIGPNGAGKTTLFNLISGVLKPDGGKVIFKGENIAGLPPHAICKKGLCRSFQIVNVFERLTVFENVQISLMAREKMNWNLVTPSSRVLIAETLKILESVGLAEKRDNVCGLLSHGDRKVLEIAVALGGNPEFLILDEPTAGMAPEETGRCIDLIKGLSDNLGLTILFCEHDMALVFAIANRIMVMARGATLVQGSCEEVRCNQAVQDAYLGGSDVC
- a CDS encoding branched-chain amino acid ABC transporter permease, with translation MDKGLSGRAWGVGIAAVAILFILPAFLPRFYIYLISLIFVYGLLATSLNVVLGYGGVFQFHHCVFYGLGAYATALFLTKTGVPFVVSFIAGGVAAAVLSFLMGIITVRLSKLYFGMLQISLGSLVWAIVYRWYAFTGGDDGIHGISLPDIISSQKGAYYFTLSVTLISLFIIYKIIKSPFGSVLQGIRDNPVRSGMVGINVKRHILVALMIAGFFGGVAGSLFVVVDKTVFPDMLFWTLSLEVLIMCLIGGWFNFFGPMLGAAIVIALRTFVSGYTVYWALVYGIVMIFVIFFLPDGVLGYIQQKLKPAKGRVVAKEG